The region ATGAATAAAAAAGGGCTTGGTATCAACATGGTGGAATTAgttttctgttcttttttttctatctgTTCTGTGCTTGTACGTTATGtttcattttcaataaatctgtggtttatctatttttattttaaaaaaaaaacatgttagaATTAGTTACCTCAATGCTTGCTAGGGCGCATTAGTGGCACACTTATTAGTTAATCTAATCCAAAGGTTGTGCGTGCAAAGATGCTAAGTTAATCCCTCTCTATGtttcaacttaattaattttgtaaatttattgAGAAATACCACAGGGACTGAAACAAAAACGTCTGTATTTTCAGGGACTTGTATAAAATTTTACACGATGATTAATAACTTTCGGCGTGAAAACGGAGGATCGTGGGATAGCGGAGAACGGAGGAGATGGCGAATGGTGTGGTGCGCTTGGGAGCGGCGGCCGCGGTGGTCGTTGCGCTTGCGATCGGAGCGAGCCGGAGGTATGGATGGGACGGGGAGGCGGCGCTGGCCGCTTTCCGGGGGATCAAGGACCGGCTTGGCTTCTGGGCCATTCCCATCTATGTGGGCGCTCACACCCTCACCCTCGCACTCTGTCTCCCATCTGCCGTCTTCTTCGAGGCCGGCGCTTCCCTCCTCTTTGGTTTCCTCCCTGCTATCCTTTGCGTCTTCGCTGCTAAAGTCCTTGGCGCTTCTCTCTCCTTCTGGATTGGACGGTCAGTGGCTTCCTCTTTGTCTCTGACCTTCGCGTATTATGCTATGAGATCCATATGCTTGTTATACTGTACACGAATTTGGGgtgtttatgaaaattttttgaaatggGAACAGGAaactagtgttttttttatttatttatttatttttcaaataaatgtttgatgaaataagAAGCTTATGGGATGTGTAGATGACGGATGGCTTTACTGAAGGCGGATAATGTTGGATATGATGGGAATACAGGATCCAAGGATTATTGAAGAGGTTTGGGTTGGAATAAACTTTGAAAGGCTTAATCTTTAGATTATGAGTTGGGCCTGAAGAATCATGAACTTTGGAATTTCTTTGAGATTGAAAGCTAACTTAGAGAGGAATTTTTGGAGATTCAATTGATATTGAACACCTTACCAACGTCTAGATCTTGCTTGGGTCGTCTGGGCGCTCTTTCTGTTTTGGGAAGAGATAATGGGACTTTTATTTCACCACAGAGGAGCTCTGGTCAGTGTGATTAGTGACATTTACTTTTGTGAGTTGATATTGAAATTTGActgcattaaaattttttgcaatTGTAGGATACTGTGTTACTCGCTGATTGTTCACTTTGTTAGGCTTTAAGAAGGAATAGGTCTGTGATCAGATAGTGTCGCTCTTttagttaatatattaatatatcttGTCTAAATcgacagatatatatatatatatatatatttattggatAGAGGGTATTCCTGTTTGGGTTGTTTTTGCTAGATCTAATGCCTATAAAATGTAAACCAGTGAAAGATACTTATGAAAATGGCAAATACTGTTTACTTCTTGACTCATGTTAATAACTTGTGGTTTATATAGGAGGAATCATTATTGTTTGTATGAAGATTCCATGCTTACATCACAGGGTGAGTTTAGCTAGAATAAAGTGGGACTTTTAAGTTATTAAGTGGTTGAAATAGTGTTGAGTTCGAAAAGGGTATAATTTTAGGAGGTGCGGCATCCATACTTTTCCCTCCAATATCACATGTTGAAACTGTGGGTGGATTGCGCTTGCACCATTCGTGAGATATGTGTGTATTTAAATCCACTTGTCTTATTACATAAGAGGTACATGTGGTGTCTGATCAAGGACAtacatattctttctttttgattggAGCAATGTATTAATCTTATATCAAGCTCACAGATAAGACTGTTAGTTACGAGTCTTTGACACAGTGAAAGGCAGTGAGAAGAAGACTACCTCATTTCTTTTCCGAGGATCCAAAGTGATTGGCCTGTGAGCAGTGGGAATGTATCAAGGAATAGGTGGTGAGCAGTGTGCAGGTGTGAGGGATTCAGAATGATTGACCATCCAGCCTTTTTGTTTGCTTAGGAACACAATTATTTGTGAAGGGACCTCACTTAAAGACCTGAATGCTTGGATATTGAGATAAATAAGATGACCAAGAGATTTGGGAGGAATAATTTTATGGTCTGAAGTCTCTGAAGTGATTACTATCAGCAAGATAATCTTATAAAAATCTTTACCTTTTTAGGGTGTTAGCAGGACCCTCCTTTCAGCGCCTTCTACAGTCTTCTTCTGTGTTAAAGGAGAATAGGAATGTTAAGGAAGGAGCCATGTATTATTTCAAGAATTTACCTAGTGCCGTTGACTGATGTTCTCCTTTCTATAAGAAGGTGAACTTGCTGTCTAGGTCTGCTTGCCTTTCAATCAAGACAAGCAGCTTAACTTTTCTTGTATTCGTCAGTGTCACCGGTCCTTTAAATTAGCAGCTCTGAGGAGCTGGGCTTGGTGTTTGCCACAGAATAACTGATGCCAATCTAATGTAATGATTCCAGTACGATGGATTTAGTTATGGTTTCAGGTGGAGTTGGCATTAAAGACCGAGCACCTCCAACAGTGCACAAGCAGTAGCTGCCTCTACAAACCATTCTTGATAATTTGGTAAATGGGCAGGGATTGAACGTTGGAAGACTGTATGTTATTACAACACTAGCATGGTAAAGGTCAACgttgttttgttatttctttgCTGCATTACTCAAAACCTTCACaaatttccttttccttttttagttcttttacAGCTCAttctactataaaaaaaaattatatatattatattgggCTTTTATGGGCAAAATTTCTTGCTTCTCTCTTTGCATGTCCCTTTACACTAATGTGATTACATTTCTTCAGAGCTGTTTTTAGGAGTTCAAAATCAGCAATGGAGTGGGCAAAGAGAAGCAAGTATTTTCATCTGCTTGCTCGAGGAGTCGAACGAGATGGATGGAAATTTGTGCTTCTCGCTCGCTTCTCACCCTTGCCCTCATATGTTATAAACTACGCAATGGCTGCCACGGAAGTTGGCTTTCTTATTGATTTCCTTCTTCCTACAGTTATTGGTTGTTTGCCAATGATTCTGCAGAATACCTCTATTGGCAGTCTAGCCGGTGCAGCAGTAGCTTCCTCATCAGGGCCTCAAAAATCTAGGGTCTCTTCTTACCTTTTCCCTCTGCTAGGAATTACATCAAGTGTTATCATATCATTGAGGATCAAAAAGTATTCCTCTGAATTTGTCATGGATGCGGAGCTTAATTCCTCTTCTCCCAGTAATGCAATTGATGCTGATGACAAGCATGTGGTAGATTCATCTAACATTACAGGTAATGAAAGGGCAAAAGAGAGAAAGTGATTTTACTTGTCATTTTTAGCTTATCCTCAACTGACATGAACTAATATAATGTAACAATGATTACTTAATGTCACTGGTCCATGATCAGTTTTACCCGCCCTTAGccattttattgttattgttttggCCTTCTTTGTTGTTATTTGGATGGTCCGTTGCGTGATGGGAGGAGATTTGGAAAGGATGAATGtaactttttctctttttataaatgGTTTGGTTgctttttccaaaaaataaataaataaataaaagtttggTTGATATGGATGAGGAGGTAAGatgtagattttattttattaatatttgcatgaaataaatattttttgttattaataattaattataatattttattttttagttattttttttgaaaattttaaatatagatattttttttacataatttgtttgtatctttaaaaattattaattatttttgtaaattaaaaaaattaaataaaaagtgtgCTGGACGAGTTCCCCTTCAAGGACCCCATCTCCATCCCCATCCCTAAATGAAACACATGTATAATTCCCCGTCCAACCCCACATGGCCCATTAGTAgggttatgatttttttttttgaaaaatgtgttataaaatttatatatacagtttttttttttgtgatattaCTCTCAAAACTGAACCAAGTGAATGGATGAAAAAGTTTCTATTgttctattaatatatatatatatatatgtaaatgagAAAACTATACATCAAATTTTggtgttactgtagcaatagtCGAGTTGTTAAAGTAGTTGAATTTTATATGGGAGTTGAGGGTTTTGTTAAATATGAGATCAAAAGCAAGAACTTCTACAGAGCAATCAATTGAGTGAGCTAAGTTTATTTGCATAATATCTGGCTTTTAAATAGCCTTACAACTAAAATAGAAATCCTAACAAACTCCATCCTTATCGGATTTATTTAACAGAAACAAAGATCAAATCAACTAGATAAACTCTTACAAAGAAGGAAACAACTCTTACAAATCCTCCCCTAAACCAACTGTGTCTCACAGTTAGTTTAACATTTCTGGCTTGCATAAACCCAAATGATCTCTGAGCTTCAAGAAAGTATCCAACTGCAAAGGTTTTGTCATTAAATCAGCAACCTGCTCCTTAGTTCCACAATGCACTAGCTTTATGACTTCATTTTGAACAAGTTCTCCCAAGAAGTGAAAACACACATCAATGTGCCTACTTCTTCCATGCATAACAGGATTCTTAGATAGCTTAATTGTTGAACTATTGTCACAATAAACAACAGTACCTTTATTAAGAACACAACCAAGCTTTGCAATAACTCTCCTCAACCAAACTGCTTGACTTGCACATCCAGCTGCAGCCACGAACTCAGCTTTTGTGGTTGATAATGTAACTATAGGCTGCTTCTTTGAAAGTCATGAGATAGCCCCTGAGCCTAGCAAGAAAACATAACCAGATGTGCTCTTTCTGTTATCCAAATCCCCAGCATAATCACTGTCTGTATAGGCCACCAAATATGAGATCTCTCTCTTGTACATAATTCCATAATCAACTGTTCCTTTTAAGTATCTTAATATCCTTTTTGTAGCTTGTAGGTGGAGTTCAGTAGGTTTAGACATGAATCTGCTAACTAAACTCACACTATACATCAAGTCTGGACGAGTGGCAGTAAGATACATAAGGCTTCCCACAACTTGCTTGTAATATGACTCATCAACTACAACTCCATGCTCATCTTTGCTCAATCTGCTACCAGGAACAATTGGACTACCAACAACTCTACTCTCCAACATTCCAAACCTTCTCAAAACTTCAGTTGCATACTTTTTCTGGCAAATGAAAATACCACTTGCTTGCTGCATCACTTCTATGCCAAGAAAGAACTTCATTATGCCAATATCGGTCATGTCAAAAGCTTGCATCATTGAGGCCTTGAAATCACTCATCATTCCTTCATCATCACCAGTGTAGAttagatcatcaacataaaggcTCACAATAAGTAATTTACTTTCCTTGCTTTGCTTGATGAAGAGTGTTTGTTCATTTGGACACTTCTCAAAACCTTTTCCCACAAAATAAGACTCTATTCGACTAAACCAAGCTCGAGGTGCTTGTTTTAGTCCGTATAGTGCCTTATGCAATTTGTACACTTTATCTTCACTTCCTTCAACTTCATAGCCTCTTGGTTGTTCCACGTACACATCCTCATTGAGTTCACCATGTAAGAAAGTGGATTTAACATCCATCTGAAAAATCTTCCAATTGCGCTGAGCTGCTAATGCCACCACTGTTCTCACTGTTTCAATTCTAGCTACTGGTGCATACACATCAACATaatcaattccatatttttgcAAGTACCCCTTTGCTACCAATCGAGCTTTGTGCTTCACAAGATCACTTTTCTCATCATATTTGGTTTTATAGACCCACTTAACTCCAACTTTCTTAGCTCCTGCTGGCAAATCAACTAAGCTCCAAGTCTTGTTCTTCTTTATGGACTCTATCTCTTTATCCATAGCTACCCTCCAATGCTCACTCTTCATTGCCTCCTCAAAAAACAAAGGATCACCAGCCACCATGAAGGCCATATTGACTTCTTCATCCTCCGAAAGTCCTAACCCTCCCCCGCTAACATAATCATTTAGCCATGAAGGAGGTTGTGTTTCTCTCCTTCTCCTCGTATGAGTCCTACTACCAGTTACttcctcattttcattttctcccTTGTTTCCATTTTCAATTTCCACATTTTCACCATCTTCCTCACTCTCATTTTTGACTccttcattatcatcatcaccCCAATCTAAATCTACCAAAATTTCTTCTCTGTAACTACTATCCcaattccaatttttttcttcttcaaacacAACATCTCTACTTATCACAATCTTCTTAGTAATAGGATTAAACAACCTATAACCTTTTGATTCATCACTTACACCcaagaaagcacaagtaaaacTTTTGTCATCAAGTTTAGTTCTTCGTACCTCAGGCACATGAACATGTGCAATGCAACCAAAAACTCGGAAATGATTGACTGAGGGCCAAAATCCACTCCATGCTTCTTCTGGGGTGATGTCTTTTACTGCTGAATTCGGAAATCTATTTAACACATGATTACTCCAGTTAACTGCCTCAGCCCAGAATGATTTTGGAATCTTCTTCTTAGAGAGCATAACACGTACCATGTTCACACCGTTCTATTTTTGCGCTCCACAACACCATTTTGCTGAGGGGTGTATGCAGTTGTCAATTGTCTTTGTATCCCATTATCCTTGCAAAAAGAATTGAATTCAAAAGAAGTAAACTCTCCACCTCTGTCTATGCGCAAACACTTAATTGGCAGCCCTGTCTCATTTCCTATTAACTTCATAAAGCATTTGAAATAACTCAAAGCTTCCGACTTCTCaaccaagaaataaatccatGACTTCCTGctataatcatcaataaagcATAGAGTGTACCTCTTGTTGCTGATTGAAGGGGGTTTATTGGACCGCAAATGTCAGCATGAATGAGGTCTAGAATCTGTTCAAATCTCCATGAACTCTTGATAGGTATTGGATCTCGGTGATGCTTCCCAACTAGACAGTCAGTGCATAATTCTGCAATTATTGCCCAACTTGACAGTATGTTTGAAATCTTCATCTAATTCGGAGAAGAGAACTTTGTCTCCACACATATGATTCGAGCAACCTAAATCTAGAAACCACGCATCTTCTCGTCTGCTTTCCTTCACTTCAGCATAAGCCATTAACAATAACTCCTCCTCCTCAACTACTGCATAGTTGGCTTCCTTTTTTAAACTTGGGCACTCATACTGGAAATGCCCAAGCTTATGGCACTTGAAACACTCTAATGTGGCCCTTGAAAACACCTGTCTTCCTCTACCTCTTCCTCGTCCTCTTACTCCAACTTGTGCCAGTCTTCCACGCCCTTTAGTACTTTGTCCTTCATCATGTGACACCTTGAGTGcttgttcttcttttgcttCCTCTATGGAACACACAATGTAATTCCATTTCTCAGTGAGAGTCCTCAAGATCTTCTCCACTATTTTGACATTAGGCATATTTTCTCCATAGTTCCGCATATCATTTGCAATCATCATCACTCGACCAAAATAGTCAGTAATTGATTctccattcttcatctccaatacTTCGAAGCTCCTGCGAAGACGATTC is a window of Dioscorea cayenensis subsp. rotundata cultivar TDr96_F1 chromosome 5, TDr96_F1_v2_PseudoChromosome.rev07_lg8_w22 25.fasta, whole genome shotgun sequence DNA encoding:
- the LOC120261092 gene encoding uncharacterized protein LOC120261092, with the protein product MANGVVRLGAAAAVVVALAIGASRRYGWDGEAALAAFRGIKDRLGFWAIPIYVGAHTLTLALCLPSAVFFEAGASLLFGFLPAILCVFAAKVLGASLSFWIGRAVFRSSKSAMEWAKRSKYFHLLARGVERDGWKFVLLARFSPLPSYVINYAMAATEVGFLIDFLLPTVIGCLPMILQNTSIGSLAGAAVASSSGPQKSRVSSYLFPLLGITSSVIISLRIKKYSSEFVMDAELNSSSPSNAIDADDKHVVDSSNITGNERAKERK